A genomic segment from Arcobacter acticola encodes:
- the maf gene encoding septum formation inhibitor Maf: MIRLGSNSPTRAIILKNYGIDFIQNGGNFDEDSIKTINPKSFCYEATKGKFEELYKKYGIVDMPLLVADSVVTCEGKLLRKAKDLADAKNMLELQSGNKTSVITCMIYKSKEKEIIDISVTTYEFLPFDKKHMQEYLDSGECFGKAGAIMVEGFCKPYIKNVIGFESTAMGLCVEKLKFFL; the protein is encoded by the coding sequence TTGATTAGACTTGGTTCAAATTCACCAACACGTGCAATTATTCTTAAAAATTATGGAATTGATTTTATTCAAAATGGTGGTAATTTTGATGAAGACTCAATTAAAACAATAAATCCAAAATCTTTTTGTTATGAAGCAACAAAGGGAAAATTTGAAGAACTATATAAAAAATATGGAATAGTTGATATGCCCCTACTTGTTGCTGATTCTGTTGTAACGTGTGAAGGAAAACTTTTACGAAAAGCAAAAGATTTGGCTGATGCTAAAAACATGCTAGAACTTCAAAGTGGAAATAAAACTTCTGTTATTACTTGTATGATTTATAAATCAAAAGAAAAAGAAATTATTGATATTTCAGTTACAACATATGAATTTTTACCTTTTGATAAAAAACATATGCAAGAGTATTTAGACTCAGGAGAATGCTTTGGAAAAGCAGGAGCTATTATGGTTGAAGGATTTTGTAAACCTTATATAAAAAATGTTATTGGATTTGAAAGCACAGCCATGGGATTATGTGTAGAGAAATTAAAATTCTTTCTTTAA
- a CDS encoding DMT family transporter, translating to MKYYIFLVLAVLFWSGNFITGRYISTSIEPMQLSFYRWFFVLVLLLPYIFINYKDLILGFKKDSLLLVVFGAFGIAGFNTFLYYGLQTTSATNALLINSSTPIFIILISSIIFRIAITKIQILGVLLSTLGVLYLILKGDINHILELNFTPGDLWILLAALDWAIYSVLLKFKPKDLSSFSFLTITSFIGVMILYIAFILQGYSLEFSFLSNKEVLYSLIYIVIFPSILSFYFWNMATIEIGANKAGQSAHLMPIFGAILAYIFLGEVLEFYHIVGIVLIAIGIYLTMFFKKVK from the coding sequence ATGAAATATTATATATTTTTAGTTTTAGCAGTTTTATTTTGGTCAGGAAATTTTATTACAGGTAGATATATATCAACTAGTATCGAGCCCATGCAATTATCATTTTATAGATGGTTTTTTGTTTTGGTTTTATTGCTTCCATATATTTTTATTAATTACAAAGATTTAATATTAGGATTTAAAAAAGATTCTTTACTTCTTGTAGTTTTTGGTGCCTTTGGAATTGCTGGTTTTAATACTTTTTTATATTACGGCTTACAAACTACAAGTGCTACAAATGCACTTTTAATAAATTCAAGTACCCCAATTTTTATAATACTAATTTCAAGTATTATATTTAGAATTGCAATTACGAAAATACAAATATTGGGTGTGCTTTTATCAACATTAGGTGTTTTATATCTTATTTTGAAAGGGGATATAAATCATATATTAGAACTAAATTTTACTCCAGGTGATTTATGGATTCTTTTAGCTGCACTTGATTGGGCAATTTATTCGGTACTATTAAAATTTAAACCAAAAGACTTAAGCTCTTTTTCTTTTTTAACAATTACAAGTTTTATTGGTGTAATGATTTTATATATTGCATTTATATTACAAGGTTATAGCCTAGAGTTTAGTTTTTTATCAAATAAAGAAGTTTTATATTCACTTATTTATATAGTAATATTCCCTTCAATACTATCATTTTATTTTTGGAATATGGCAACTATTGAAATAGGTGCTAATAAAGCTGGACAATCTGCTCACTTGATGCCTATTTTTGGAGCAATTTTGGCTTATATATTTTTAGGAGAAGTTTTAGAATTTTATCATATAGTGGGAATTGTTCTAATAGCTATTGGAATATATTTAACTATGTTTTTTAAAAAAGTTAAGTAA